The DNA window AGGTTGCAAGGAACAAGAGCAGGCTGGCGAACAGAGACAGTCGCTTCATCATCGACGATGCACTCCTGAGGGAAGTTGCTGAAGGCTTTTCTGTGGAGGCGGCACGTTGGTGTTGGAACCAGACGCGGCGGGAAGTAATGGACGATCGGAGGGTCGACTTCAGATCGTCTCACTGCATGGCGGAGCCACCGTCGCTCGATGCGCCAGCAGGCGGACTGACTCCGCATTCAGAGTAACCAAAAAGCCGGGCGGAGTGAACCAAGTTCATAAACTCGACGGCTCGCCCTCTCACGCGAAAGAAACCTGTTATGCTGAACGAATACCTCTCTCCAGCGAATCCCTGATGAGGAGATCGACTTCCATGAAGCTCAGATACGTCGTCCAGCTGATTACTTGCACGATTCTAATAAGCAATCACTGGAGTGGAGCCGCAGAGCCAGTCACACGTCCGCCGCGTCAGTCGGTTGAAGTCGTTGAAAGTAGGAGCGGCATCGTCGTGTCGGAAACCGACGAAGCCTCTGCCGCGGCGTGCAAGATTCTGACGCAAGGCGGAAACGCAGTCGATGCAGCGGTGACGACGGCGTTTGTCCTCGCGGTCACCTGGCCAGAGGCCGGTAATCTCGGAGGCGGAGGCTTCATGATGATCGCTCCGCCCGGGGACGATGTCGTCTGTGTGGACTATCGGGAAACGGCCCCAGCCTCGGTCAGCGCCAATAGCTTCGTAAACTGGACCGACCGCCACCATGCTCGAATGGCGGGAGTTCCCGGAACGGTCGCCGGACTTGCCACCGCTCACGAACGGTATGGGACACTGCCGTGGAAGCAGCTTGTGATTCCTGCCGTGCAGCTGGCGCGAGATGGGGTTGAAGTCGATGAGTTTCTGGCCTGGTCGCTCAACTCGTACCTGACCCGCGCACGAGTGCGAACAGATCCTCAGTTCGCCGAGTTCCGCCGCGTCTACGGTCACCCGGACGGTCGTCACTGGCGCGTCGGAGACCGACTCGTGCAACCGGATCTGGCTTCGACACTCGAACTGATCGCCGAACAGGGAGCATCCGCGTTCTATGAAGGAGCCATCGCCAGTCGATTGCTGCAGGAGATGAAACGAAGCGAAGGGCTCATCAGTCGTGAAGACCTCAAGTCCTACGAGGCTCTTATTAAACCGGCAGTCAGTGGTCGATTTAGGGGCTACACCATCTACGGAGCCCCGCCTCCGAGTTCCGGCGGCCTGACCGTCATACTGGAAATGCAGATGGTCGAAACGCTCAAGTTGACTCCAACGTCAGAAGAGTTCTGGACCGCCGATCAAGTCCATCTTCTCAGTGAGGTCATGCGGCGAGCCTTTCGCGAGCGGGCTGCCCATCTCGGAGATCTGCCCATGACGAGGGAACTCCACAACAAGTTTTCGCGAGCACGTGCACACGAGCTGGCTTCGACGATCGATCGAGAGACCGCCACGTCGAGCAAATCGATCGCCGACAAGATCGCCATCACAGAGGGACCTTACGAAAGCCCGCAGACGACCCACTTCTCGGTCATCGACGCGAACGGCATGGCGGTCAGCAACACCTACACGTTGGAAGAATCGTATGGCTCCCGCATCGTGGTCGCGGGAGCGGGTTTTCTACTCAACAACGAGATGGGTGACTTCAACTGGTATCCGGGATACACCAACACCGAAGGAACGATCGGCACGGAACCGAATGAGATGGCTCCTGGGAAGAGGATGCTCTCCTCGCAGTCGCCGACGATTGTCAAGCAGGGAGAGAAGGTCCGACTCGTGACCGGGAGTCCGGGCGGCAGGACGATCATCAATACCGTTTATGAGATTCTGGTGCAGACGCTGGCTTTCGAACGCCCATTGCCGGAAGCGGTGGATGGCTGGCGGTTCCATCACCAGTGGTATCCGGATGTGATTCGGCTGGAATCACTGGACGAAGCCGACGTAAAACACATCGCCGAGGAACTCGAAAGCCGCGGCCACAATGTGCGGCTCTCAGCCGATTACAGGCAGGGCTCCGCGCATTCGATCTCAGTCGATGTCGAAACGGACATGGCGACTGGCGTCGCTGACTGGCGACGGGGGGGAGCGGCTCGCCGCGCGGAAACGGTGCAGACAGTCCCGTAGACCTGTCAGCCATCCAGTTGTGACTCTGGTGGAGGGACGGATTCTTCCGGCGAGTCTTTCTTGGGATCGAACAGAACGAAGAATCCATTGATGAGCGCGATCATGACGGCCAGTGGGATCGCGAGCATGAAGAAGCCGAATCCACTGGCGACGCCAGCGGCGGCGATGACCCAGATTCCGGAAGCCGTCGTCAGTCCGTGGATTGTCGAACGGGTGCGGAAGATTGCTCCTGCTCCAAGGAACCCGATTCCGCCGATGATTCCCTGAACGATGCGGGTCGGATCCATCTCGATCTTTTCCGTTTCGGCGTACGACCGAGGAAGTTCAATCGCAATCAGCGTGAACGCAGCTGCACCGAGAGAGACGAGAATATGGGTCCGCAAGCCAGCAGCTTTCTCCTGCCGCCCGCGTTCCCAGCCGACGATTCCTCCACAGAAGATTGCCGCCCCCAGTCGAATGAGGATATCACTCCAGATCAGTTCCATTGTCAATTGCTCCGAATCGTCAGGGGATCACTGCTCCCGATCCCTCTATTCGAGCAGAGATTGCGTCACAATCAACAGGGACGATTCCTACTTTTGGCGGGAAGTCAGCCACCGATCGAGTTGGTTGGCGAATGTCTGCCGATCCTTGTCGGAAAAAGTAGCCGGGCCGCCCATGATCTCGCCGCTGCCGCGAAGCCCGTCGAGCAGATCGCGCATCGCGAGTCGTTCTCCGATGTTTGCCTCGGAGAACATCTGCCCACGGGGATCGAGAGCCTGTCCGCCCTGTTTGACCACCCCGGCGGCTAGCGGAATGTCAGCGGTCACGACGAGATCTTCCGGGGCCATCAGTTCTACGATGCGCTGATCGGCCACGTTGGCCCCTGCTCCGACCTGAACGGTGTCGATAAATTCCGACTTCGGAACTCGCACCGGCTGGTTGGCGACGAGTGTGATCTGCACCTTCCGGCGGACGGCTGCGCGAAACAGCAGCTCCCGGATGTCGCGGGGACAGGCGTCGGCGTCGACCCAGATACGCATGAAATCATCGGTTCCGTTCGTTGGAAGTCTGTGAGAGATCTGCCAGGGCATGCTGGTATTGCCGCGGACTGTCGAGGTCACGCAGGGCCGTCGGAATATCGACCAGAGCGACACGCTCAAACGGCTGCGCTCGCAGCCAGCCACGGGCTCCAACGTCCCCTTGAACGTGAAGCAGTTCCAGGCAGGCCTGTCGGGTGAATGCCGCGGGGACACCAGCGCCTGAATCGTAGCGTGTTGCCGCCGCGGACGCACCATCGGCAGAAAGTGCATCGATCAATTTGCGGTAGTCGGAAGCGATCACGAAAGGCTGGTCACAGAGAGCAACCAGGAGCAGTCGGACCTCTTCCCCGCGTGCATTCGCAGCTCGCATCCCCGTCGAAAGACTCGAAGCCTGCCCCGTCTCCCAGTCGGGATTGTACACGATCTCAACCATCGCCGGAGCGTCGGCAAGGGCCTGGCTCTCAATCACATCGGCCTGGGCTCCCAGAACCACAATCACATGATCGAGTCCGGCGGAAATCAATTCGTTAATAGTGTGCCGAAGTAACGGGCGGCCGTTCCAGTCGAGCAGTTGCTTCGGTTGTCCCATCCGGGTTGAGCCGCCGGCGGCCAGTACGATCGCCGCATTCACGAATCTATTCCAGTGAGCGCACAGACCGATGCGGTTCTCATCGAGCGGGAAGGTGGTTGTGTCTCGCTCTGATGAGGCGCAGCATCGTGAATGGGATGGCGCGAGTCGTGCAGCGGTCTTCCCGACCGTCCGCGTTCGAGTGCGATAATTTCTGCGACAATTGAACAGGCTATCTCGGCCGGCGTGATCGCCCCCAGATCGAGCCCCAGTGGAGCCCGGATACGATCGGCTTCTTCCGGAGATACTGTTCGACCACTGTCGGCAAGTTCCTGCACGAGTCTGGCAAGACGCCGTTTCGGACCAAGGATGCCAATGGATGGAGCCGCGGATTCCAGAAGCGTTGGCAGCAGCTGAACGTCGCAGGCAAAGTCGTGAGTCATTAGTAGTGGATAGCATCGTGGACCGAGTGTCATCTCTTCCAGCATCTCGGCGATTTGTCCACACCGTACGTGTGCCCGTTCGAAACGGGCCGGCGTCGTCAGTTCAGGGCGGTGGCCGAGGACTGTCACTTTCCAGTCGAGTCGACGGGCAAACTCGACCACGGGAATGACATCATCCCCTGCTCCGCAAATCACCAGATGAGGTGGCGGCGTCAACAGCTCGATGAAGACTTCAATTGCGTTCCCCTCCTGATCTTGAAGCTCGACGGAGTGCGTTTGCCCGGCTTCGAGAATCCGCTCGATCAATACCTGCTGGAACACGGGCGAGTGAACGGAAGAGAGATCCGTGATGATGTCTGAATCCGGAAGAACGGCGATCGTGTCACCAGCCTGGAAATATGGTGAACTGCTGCGGTAGATCGTCGCCAGCTTAACCGGAGTGTCGTGGTGATCCAGCAGTGCGGGAATGCGAATCGCGGGATCGACGAGACTGCGAATCCTCTGGCAGAGAATGGAGACAATTCCTTCGCAGCCAGTGTTGAATCGGGACGGGTGGATCGTTCCCGAACGGGTGTCGTAGGCAATCAGCCGCGGCCCTCGTTCGGTGAGGCTCCACGCCTGGCGACAAAGATCTTTCTCCAGACATCCTCCGCTGATATAGCCAACGCGTTCTCCAGACTGCGTGAGCAACAGGCGGGCTCCCGGTCGTCCGTAACCACTGCCGACCAGGCGGACGACAGTGCAGAGGACGCACTCTTCGTCGAACTCAAGAGCCTCGCGGGCTGTTCGTAACAGTTCCTGCATCGTCGATGGATCCGGTTCAGATGATGATTTTCTCGGGGGTGATCGGCAGGTCCCGGTACCGACGGCCGGTCGCATGATAAATCGCATTGGCGATCGCGGCTGCGACACCAGTGATTCCAATCTCACCAATCCCCTTCGCTCCGACCGGCGAGGCGTTGAAGTCGGGTTCGTCGATCCACATGATCTCCATATCGGGGATGTCGGCGTTCACAGGAACGTGATACTCGGCGATATTGTCGTTCGCGATTCTCCCGAGCCGATGGTCCCAGACCGTCTTTTCATGAAGTGCATGCCCAACGCCCATGATCATTCCGCCCAGAAACTGACTCCGCCCTGTTTTGGCATTCAGAATGGTGCCACAGGCGAAACAGCCGAGCATCCGCCGAACGCGGACGAGCCCCAGCTCTTCATCAACAGCGACTTCCACGAACTGGGCTCCGTAGGAATGGTTCGACGTTTTGGAATCCTTTGCAGCTTTGAACTGCCCGACAGCGGCGATTTCGTCTTTGAACTTGCCGGACAGTAACTCCTCGAGTGGCCACGACTGGGACGCGACAGAGACCATTCCCTCTTTGAAGGAGACGTCCTCAACGCGAGCCTGTGCCAGCGAGCTGTCGGACGGTGCCAGTTCGATCAGCTTCTTCCTTAAGGCATCGACTGCGGCTCGGACTGCTCCCCCCACACTGGCGGCGGTGGCGCTGCCGCCAGAAATCCCGCCGGGCGGAAGAGACGTGTCGCCAAGATTCATGCTGACGCGGCTGGCCGAGATCCTCAGCTGTGACGCCAGCAGCTGGCATTGAGTAGTGACCGTTCCCGTGCCGAGTTCCTGGGAGCAGCAGTCGATGTGAGCGGTCCCACCAGCTCGAAGTGTGACGCGCGCCTGAGTCGGAAAGAACATCGCCGGATAGGTTGCCGAGGCGACGCCCGTCCCGATCAGCCAGTCTCCGTCCCGCTGACTACGCGGCTCCCTCGGACGCTCGTTCCAGCCAAATGCTTCGGCTCCCTTCTGGAGACATTCCACCAGATGCCGCCCACTGAATGGCTTGTCTTCATAGAGACTTTTCTCCGGTTCATTTCGAACGCGAAGTACAATCGGATCGATGCCAAGTTCTGAGGCGAGTTCATCGATCGCCGCTTCCAGCGCGAACATGCCGGGCGTTTCCGCCGGAGCCCGCATGAATGTCGGCGACTGCGTATGAATTCGCGACTGAGTCTGTGCGAGCCGCAGCGATTCGGTCTGATACATCATGCGAGTCGCCATCGTGAAGGCTTCGGCATAGGAATCCTTCTCCGACGTGGTCGCTACTCCTTCATGAATAATCGCCTTGATCGTTCCATCGCGATTCGCCCCGAGAGCGACTCGCTGTTTCATCGGCGTCCGATGTCCGGTGCCGCCGAACAGTTGCTGGCGGGTCACGACGAGTTTGACCGGCGCCCCGGCAACTCTTGCACAAAAGCAGGCGAGCACGGAATGGGGCCACATCGAACCTTTCGAGCCGAATGCCCCGCCGACCATCTCGCAGATTACGCGCACCTGCTCGGGTTGCAGACTGAACAGCTTCTCGTAAGTCTTCTGGCTAACCGACAGTGACTGCGTTGTTTCGAAGACCGTGAGATGTTCTTTCCCGCCTTCGTGACTCCAGTGAGCCAGTGCGGCGTGAGGTTCGATCGGATTGTGGTGGTTCATCGCCAGATCGAAATTGACATCAACCTTCACCTCCGCCAGATCGAAAGCCGAGACCGCATCGCCAATCTCGATGACAGGCGGAGCACCGAAGAGCGATTTCGGTCGTTCATCGGCGGGAGCTTCCTCGATCGAGGTAACGTGCTCCATTGGTTCGTATTCGATCTTCACCGCCAGAGCGGCATCGCGTGCGGCTTCGAACGTATCGGCCACAACAGCAGCGACAAACTGCCCCGCATAGAAGACTTCCCGTTCGGCTGCAGGATAGACATGCGATGCCAGACACGATTCCTTCATCGCTTCGTTGAACGTGGGGATGCGTTTGAACTCCGGAACATTGTCGGGCGTGATGACCACCCGAACGCCCGTCATCTTCTCCGCTGAACTCGTATCGATCGAACGAATCTTTCCGCGGGCGATCGTGCTCGGTACCGCGACGGCGTGCAGCAGACCGGGGAGATTTCTCTCCGCAGTAAAGGGGGCGGTACCAGTGACTTTCGCTCGCCCGCTCCGCCGTACGATCGGCTTGCCCACTGCTCCTTCAAGAGGGAGCTTTGAATAGGTGGTCGTTGCCATGATTGATCCTGTTTCCTAGTGGCGAGTTCAGGACTGGTTGACTGCCCGTCCGTGTTGCATGGCCCAGATCTCGGCATCGGTATAGGGGCCGACATCACGCAGACGCCGCAGGCTGCGGACGAGGCTCCGTTCAGCGAGACGAACGCGGTATTCATTGCCCGGTGGAGGGGCCGCTTCTGCCAGAGCCGTCTGAGCGGCCTTTTCAAAGTTCTCGTCAGTTGCCGGCTCGCCTTCAAGCGCCAGCACAGCGGCGCTGCTGTACCAGGGAATCGACCCCAATCCGCCGAAGGCGACATGCGCATGTCGGATCGTGGCAGACGCACCCTCCCCTTCCAACTCGAGCCCGGCGGCGACGCTTGCCAGAGCAAACGCATAACTGCTGCGCTCGCGGACCTTGAAGTACAAACTCTGCTTCAGCGCCGGGGTAACCGGAAGGGAGATGGCCGCAATCAGTTCGCCCGGCTTCAGGTCGACGCTGTACTGGATCTCTTTCTCGCTGGGCTTCCGGTAGAAGTCGCGGGCCTTCACGGTGCGAGTGTTGTCCGGTCCCTGCAAATGCACCGTGCCATCGAAGG is part of the Rubinisphaera margarita genome and encodes:
- the ggt gene encoding gamma-glutamyltransferase, whose translation is MKLRYVVQLITCTILISNHWSGAAEPVTRPPRQSVEVVESRSGIVVSETDEASAAACKILTQGGNAVDAAVTTAFVLAVTWPEAGNLGGGGFMMIAPPGDDVVCVDYRETAPASVSANSFVNWTDRHHARMAGVPGTVAGLATAHERYGTLPWKQLVIPAVQLARDGVEVDEFLAWSLNSYLTRARVRTDPQFAEFRRVYGHPDGRHWRVGDRLVQPDLASTLELIAEQGASAFYEGAIASRLLQEMKRSEGLISREDLKSYEALIKPAVSGRFRGYTIYGAPPPSSGGLTVILEMQMVETLKLTPTSEEFWTADQVHLLSEVMRRAFRERAAHLGDLPMTRELHNKFSRARAHELASTIDRETATSSKSIADKIAITEGPYESPQTTHFSVIDANGMAVSNTYTLEESYGSRIVVAGAGFLLNNEMGDFNWYPGYTNTEGTIGTEPNEMAPGKRMLSSQSPTIVKQGEKVRLVTGSPGGRTIINTVYEILVQTLAFERPLPEAVDGWRFHHQWYPDVIRLESLDEADVKHIAEELESRGHNVRLSADYRQGSAHSISVDVETDMATGVADWRRGGAARRAETVQTVP
- a CDS encoding FAD binding domain-containing protein produces the protein MIPFEFASPKTLSEASREVDHKSNMALAGGTTLLDLMKLNVLTPNRVVSIAPVLGKEVRLERDTLTIEAGCTMAKLADHEAIRDAFPVIRQSLITAASPQIRNMATIGGNLLQRTRSTYFRHPDMAPPEQSFEAETEEKFWHRVDLSSAAVLGNNGRVVGTYPGDFANTVVAFDGTVHLQGPDNTRTVKARDFYRKPSEKEIQYSVDLKPGELIAAISLPVTPALKQSLYFKVRERSSYAFALASVAAGLELEGEGASATIRHAHVAFGGLGSIPWYSSAAVLALEGEPATDENFEKAAQTALAEAAPPPGNEYRVRLAERSLVRSLRRLRDVGPYTDAEIWAMQHGRAVNQS
- a CDS encoding YaiI/YqxD family protein — protein: MRIWVDADACPRDIRELLFRAAVRRKVQITLVANQPVRVPKSEFIDTVQVGAGANVADQRIVELMAPEDLVVTADIPLAAGVVKQGGQALDPRGQMFSEANIGERLAMRDLLDGLRGSGEIMGGPATFSDKDRQTFANQLDRWLTSRQK
- a CDS encoding nucleotidyltransferase family protein, which translates into the protein MNAAIVLAAGGSTRMGQPKQLLDWNGRPLLRHTINELISAGLDHVIVVLGAQADVIESQALADAPAMVEIVYNPDWETGQASSLSTGMRAANARGEEVRLLLVALCDQPFVIASDYRKLIDALSADGASAAATRYDSGAGVPAAFTRQACLELLHVQGDVGARGWLRAQPFERVALVDIPTALRDLDSPRQYQHALADLSQTSNERNR
- a CDS encoding xanthine dehydrogenase family protein molybdopterin-binding subunit, which codes for MATTTYSKLPLEGAVGKPIVRRSGRAKVTGTAPFTAERNLPGLLHAVAVPSTIARGKIRSIDTSSAEKMTGVRVVITPDNVPEFKRIPTFNEAMKESCLASHVYPAAEREVFYAGQFVAAVVADTFEAARDAALAVKIEYEPMEHVTSIEEAPADERPKSLFGAPPVIEIGDAVSAFDLAEVKVDVNFDLAMNHHNPIEPHAALAHWSHEGGKEHLTVFETTQSLSVSQKTYEKLFSLQPEQVRVICEMVGGAFGSKGSMWPHSVLACFCARVAGAPVKLVVTRQQLFGGTGHRTPMKQRVALGANRDGTIKAIIHEGVATTSEKDSYAEAFTMATRMMYQTESLRLAQTQSRIHTQSPTFMRAPAETPGMFALEAAIDELASELGIDPIVLRVRNEPEKSLYEDKPFSGRHLVECLQKGAEAFGWNERPREPRSQRDGDWLIGTGVASATYPAMFFPTQARVTLRAGGTAHIDCCSQELGTGTVTTQCQLLASQLRISASRVSMNLGDTSLPPGGISGGSATAASVGGAVRAAVDALRKKLIELAPSDSSLAQARVEDVSFKEGMVSVASQSWPLEELLSGKFKDEIAAVGQFKAAKDSKTSNHSYGAQFVEVAVDEELGLVRVRRMLGCFACGTILNAKTGRSQFLGGMIMGVGHALHEKTVWDHRLGRIANDNIAEYHVPVNADIPDMEIMWIDEPDFNASPVGAKGIGEIGITGVAAAIANAIYHATGRRYRDLPITPEKIII
- a CDS encoding MgtC/SapB family protein, which translates into the protein MELIWSDILIRLGAAIFCGGIVGWERGRQEKAAGLRTHILVSLGAAAFTLIAIELPRSYAETEKIEMDPTRIVQGIIGGIGFLGAGAIFRTRSTIHGLTTASGIWVIAAAGVASGFGFFMLAIPLAVMIALINGFFVLFDPKKDSPEESVPPPESQLDG
- a CDS encoding XdhC family protein, which encodes MQELLRTAREALEFDEECVLCTVVRLVGSGYGRPGARLLLTQSGERVGYISGGCLEKDLCRQAWSLTERGPRLIAYDTRSGTIHPSRFNTGCEGIVSILCQRIRSLVDPAIRIPALLDHHDTPVKLATIYRSSSPYFQAGDTIAVLPDSDIITDLSSVHSPVFQQVLIERILEAGQTHSVELQDQEGNAIEVFIELLTPPPHLVICGAGDDVIPVVEFARRLDWKVTVLGHRPELTTPARFERAHVRCGQIAEMLEEMTLGPRCYPLLMTHDFACDVQLLPTLLESAAPSIGILGPKRRLARLVQELADSGRTVSPEEADRIRAPLGLDLGAITPAEIACSIVAEIIALERGRSGRPLHDSRHPIHDAAPHQSETQPPSRSMRTASVCALTGIDS